Proteins co-encoded in one Cytophaga hutchinsonii ATCC 33406 genomic window:
- the truA gene encoding tRNA pseudouridine(38-40) synthase TruA: MRYFLDISYRGANYHGWQIQENAVTVQGVLQKALSNVLGAKIDILGSGRTDTGVHASSQIVHLDSPKEIDAALIFRINGYLPKDICIKSARLVQDDAHARFDALSRAYVYRITLVKNPFEIGLAYYFYPPIEIDRMNKAAAILLQYEDFESFSKVHTDVTNFNCTIFHAYWERNGDMLYFHVKANRFLRGMVRTLVGTMLEVGKGRMSLDDFVQIILAKDRKRAGISAPPEALYLSEVEYPAEVYKHV; encoded by the coding sequence TTGAGATATTTTCTGGATATATCGTATCGCGGTGCTAATTATCATGGATGGCAGATACAGGAAAACGCGGTAACGGTACAGGGGGTTTTACAAAAAGCATTGAGCAATGTGCTTGGTGCTAAGATTGATATACTTGGAAGCGGGCGTACAGATACCGGCGTGCATGCTTCTTCGCAGATTGTTCATCTCGATTCTCCCAAAGAAATTGATGCAGCGCTAATCTTCCGGATAAACGGCTACCTGCCAAAGGATATCTGCATTAAATCTGCGCGTTTGGTGCAGGATGATGCTCATGCCCGTTTTGACGCGCTTTCCAGAGCATATGTATATCGCATTACCTTAGTTAAGAATCCGTTTGAAATTGGCCTGGCCTATTATTTTTATCCGCCAATAGAAATTGATCGAATGAATAAAGCAGCAGCAATTTTATTGCAATACGAAGATTTTGAAAGTTTTAGCAAAGTGCATACAGACGTAACCAATTTTAATTGCACCATTTTTCACGCGTATTGGGAACGTAACGGTGACATGCTGTATTTTCATGTGAAAGCCAACCGTTTCCTCCGGGGAATGGTACGCACACTTGTTGGTACCATGCTGGAAGTAGGCAAGGGGCGTATGAGCCTGGATGATTTTGTGCAGATCATTTTAGCAAAAGACAGAAAGCGGGCAGGAATTTCGGCGCCGCCGGAAGCATTGTATTTATCAGAAGTTGAATATCCGGCGGAGGTATATAAGCATGTCTGA
- a CDS encoding DUF4293 domain-containing protein encodes MIQRIQSLLLLICAAVLIGCLFTPAWNAVSDNTSYEVNSFALTISHETISTDKNIIFIAALVALSIFLTFFIIFKYNNRLLQMRLNMMNTILICLIEGLYFWYIREAKILIGTAEFTEKFGLAFYLPLAALILCFIAGKRIQKDEELVKSVDRIR; translated from the coding sequence ATGATACAAAGAATTCAATCGCTACTCTTACTTATTTGTGCTGCTGTGCTGATCGGCTGCCTGTTTACACCCGCCTGGAATGCTGTTTCTGACAATACTTCTTATGAGGTAAACTCCTTTGCACTAACCATTAGTCATGAAACCATTTCTACGGACAAAAATATTATTTTCATAGCAGCGCTGGTTGCACTAAGCATCTTTCTTACGTTTTTTATCATTTTCAAATACAATAACAGACTGCTTCAGATGCGCTTAAACATGATGAATACCATCCTGATCTGTCTGATCGAAGGCCTATATTTCTGGTACATACGCGAAGCAAAAATATTAATCGGCACAGCCGAATTCACGGAAAAATTCGGTCTGGCTTTTTACCTCCCTCTTGCAGCCCTGATCCTGTGTTTTATTGCAGGCAAGCGCATTCAGAAAGACGAAGAACTGGTTAAGTCGGTAGACAGGATACGCTAA
- a CDS encoding ABC transporter ATP-binding protein, translating to MSEILKLEAVTKIFGSYTAIESVSLSLKKNSVLGLLGPNGAGKTTLLRLITQIVLPDSGQLFFNGEQLQEAHRTKMGYLPEERGLYRKMRVQEQLIYFAQLRGLSPREAKHQSRDWLKRLEIEHLQSQVLETLSKGQQQKIQFISAVVHQPELLILDEPFSGFDPANAEVIKKEIQALQRSGTTIIYSTHRMDTVEDVCTELVLINQAKIVLQGEPHAIRKQFDKGYIRLIYSGTLPDSAKAGIIEQKQLTDVKASYVLSSALDKKMLLSLLIEQGEVHAFEEYLPSMYELFLEHVNKPMV from the coding sequence ATGTCTGAGATACTTAAACTGGAAGCGGTTACAAAAATATTTGGCTCCTACACAGCCATTGAGAGCGTATCTCTGTCTCTTAAGAAAAACAGTGTGCTTGGTTTGCTTGGTCCGAATGGCGCGGGAAAAACAACTTTGCTGCGCCTGATTACGCAGATTGTGCTGCCTGATAGCGGACAATTATTTTTTAACGGCGAACAGCTGCAGGAAGCGCACCGCACAAAGATGGGCTACCTGCCTGAAGAGCGCGGCCTGTATCGTAAGATGCGCGTGCAGGAACAATTGATCTACTTCGCGCAACTTCGTGGTTTGTCTCCGCGTGAAGCAAAGCACCAAAGCAGGGACTGGCTGAAGCGTCTTGAAATAGAACACCTGCAGAGTCAGGTACTGGAAACACTTTCAAAAGGTCAGCAGCAGAAGATTCAATTTATTTCAGCAGTAGTGCATCAGCCCGAATTGTTGATTCTGGATGAACCGTTCAGCGGCTTTGATCCGGCAAATGCAGAGGTAATTAAAAAAGAAATTCAGGCATTGCAGCGTTCCGGTACTACCATTATTTATTCTACACACCGCATGGATACAGTAGAAGATGTATGTACAGAACTGGTATTGATCAATCAGGCAAAAATAGTATTGCAGGGAGAACCGCATGCAATACGCAAACAGTTCGATAAAGGCTATATACGGCTGATCTACAGCGGAACCTTGCCCGATTCTGCAAAGGCAGGCATTATAGAGCAGAAACAACTTACGGATGTAAAAGCATCGTATGTACTTTCCTCCGCATTAGATAAAAAGATGTTATTGAGCCTGCTGATTGAGCAGGGAGAGGTACATGCATTTGAAGAATATTTACCAAGCATGTATGAACTGTTTTTAGAACACGTAAACAAACCGATGGTATGA